Within the Catenulispora sp. GP43 genome, the region CCTGTCCGCCGGCCAGATCTATCTGCGGGACAACGCCCTGCTGCACCGCGGCCTGGAGCCGTCCGACATCAAGCCCAGGCTGCTGGGCCACTGGGGCACCAGCCCCGGCCTGTCCTTCGTCCACGCGCATCTCAACCGCCTGATCACACAGAACGGCCTGGACCTGATCACCGTCTTGGGCCCCGGCCACGGCGGTCCGGCCGCGCTGGCCTGCTCGTGGTTGGACGGCACCTACACCGACCACTACCCGGACGTCACCCGCGACGAGGCCGGCATGACCAAGCTGTTCGCGGCCTTCTCCGCGCCCGGCGGCGTCCCCAGCCACATCGCCGCGAACGTCCCCGGCTCGATCCACGAGGGCGGCGAGCTCGGGTACAGCCTGGCCCACGCTTTCGGTGCCGCCTTCGACAACCCGGATTTGATCGTGGCCTGCGTCGTCGGCGACGGCGAGGCCGAGACCGGCCCGCTGGCCACCTCCTGGCAGAGCATCAGGTTCCTGAACCCGGCCACTGACGGCGCGGTCCTGCCGATCCTGCACCTGAACGGCTACAAGATCGCCAACCCGACCGTGCTGGACCGGATCCCGCGCGAACAGCTCGACGGCCTGCTGGCCGCCCACGGCTGGGACCCCCGCTGGGTGTTCGGCGACGACCCGCACACGATGCACCACAAGATGGCCGAGGCTCTGGACTCCGCGCTGGCCTCCATCCGCCTCATCCAAAGCACCAAACGGAACCCGAAAGCCGCCCACGACGGCGTCCCGCCCTGGCCGGTCATCATCCTGCACACGCCCAAGGGCTGGACCGGCCCGCACACCGTGGACGGCGTGCAGATCGAGGGCACCTTCCGCTCGCACCAGGTACCGCTGGCCGAAGTCCGGGAGAACCCGAAGCACCGGCACATGCTGGTCGACTGGATGAAGTCCTACCGGCCCGACGAACTGTTCGACCACTTCGGCCGCCCCAAGCCCGACGTCCTGACCTGCGTCCCGGACGGCGAGGCACGTATCGGTGCCAACCGGCACGCCAACGGCGGCATCCTGACCCGCTCGCTGGACCTGCCGCAGACCGCGCCCTACGCGGCGCCGGTCGCCAAGCCCGGCGAGACGCTGCACGAACCGACCCGGGTGCTCGGCACCTGGCTGCGCGATGTCATCGCCGCCGACGCCGCGCACCGCACCTTCCGGCTGTTCGGCCCCGACGAGACCGCCTCCAACCACCTCGACCCGGTCTTCGAGGTCACCAACCGGACCTGGATGCTGCCCACCAAGCCCGGCGACGACCACCTGGCCCCCGACGGCCGGGTCATGGAAGTGCTGTCCGAGCACCTGTGCCAGGGCTGGCTGGAGGGCTACCTGCTCACCGGCCGGCACGGACTGTTCTCCTGCTACGAGGCCTTCATCCACATCATCGACTCGATGCTGAACCAGCATGTGAAGTGGCTCAAAACCGCGCGGGCACTGCCCTGGCGCGCGCCGGTGCCGTCGCTGAACTACCTGCTCACCTCGCACGTGTGGCGCCAGGACCACAACGGCTTCTCCCACCAGGACCCCGGATTCCTGGACCACGTCGCGAACAAGACCGCTGATGTGGTCCGGCTGTACCTGCCGCCGGATGCCAACACCCTGCTGTCGGTCGCAGAGCACTGTCTGACCAGCCGGGACCTGGTCAACGTCATCGTCGCCGGGAAGAACCCGAGCCCGGACTGGCTGACGCCGGAGGAGGCGGAGCTGCACTGCGCCCGCGGTCTGGGCATCTGGGAGTGGGCCGGGACCGAGGACGACCTGGCCACCGAACCGGACGTGGTGCTGGCCTGCGCCGGCGACGTACCGACCCTGGAGGTCCTGGCCGCCTCGCAGCTGCTGCGCGAGCACCTGCCCGGACTACGGATCCGCGTGGTGAACGTCGTGGACCTGATGCGCCTGCAGCCCGAATCCGAGCATCCGCACGGCCTGCCCGACGCCCAGTTCGACGCGATCTTCACCGTCGACAAGCCGGTCATCTTCGCCTTCCACGGCTACCCCTCGCTGATCCACCGCCTGGCCTATCGCCGCCACGGCCACGAGAACCTGCACGTGCGCGGCTACAAGGAGCAGGGCACCACCACCACGCCCTTCGACATGCTGGTCCGCAACGACATGGACCGCTTCCAACTGGTCTGCGACGTCATCGACCGGGTGCCGCGGCTGGCGCCCAAGGCCGCGTCGGTCCGGCAGGCCATGACCGACGCCCGCGCCCGGCACCGGGGCTGGATCGTCGAGCACGGCGAGGACATGCCGGAGATCCGGGAATGGAAGTGGACGGCATGACCGGCACGCTACCCACGGCCCAGCCACCCGCCCTGGCGAAAGAAGCCGTCCACGCGTTGCTCACCGACGGCACCACGGTGTCCCTCCGTCCGACGACGCCGAAGGATCTCGACGGCTTGAACGCGATGTTCGCCGCGCTGTCCCCGGAGAGCCTGCGCATGCGGTTCTTCGCCTCCGGCAGCGCCGCCGGACGCAGCGCCGCGCAGCGGCTGTGCGATCCGCATCCGGACCGGATCGCGCTGGTGGTCGTGGCGCACCACGGCCAGGACGAGGAGATCATCGGCGAGGGCGAGGCCTGGCGGCTGCGGGCGGACGCCGACGCCGCCGAGGTCGGCTTCACCGTCGCCGAGGGCCACCGCGGCCTCGGCATCGGCACCCTGCTGCTGGAACACCTCGCCGGCGCCGCACGGACAGCGGGCATCCGGACCTTCGTGGCCGAGACGTTGTCGGAGAACCTGGCCATGAAGCGGGTCATCGCCTCCGCGGGACTGCACCACAGTGCGACCTTCGAGCACGGCGGCACCGTCTTCCACGAGATCGACCTCACCGAGGACGACGCGTATCTGGAGGTCGTCGCCGACCGCGAGTTCGCGGCGAGCGCCGCGTCGCTGGAACCGTTGTTCCGGCCGCGCGCGGTGGCCGTGGTCGGCGCCGGACGCAACCCGGGCGGAGTCGGGCGCGCGATCCTGGACCATCTGCTGGCCGCGGGGTTCGACCGGCCGCTGTTCGTGGTGAACCCGCACGCCGACCAGATCGCCGGCGTGCCCTGCGCGCACACGGTCGACCTGCTGCCGGACCGGATCGACCTGGCGATCCTGGCCGTTCCGGCGGACGGCCTGGTCGAGGCGGCGATCGCGTGCGGCCGCCACGGGATCAGGGCCCTGACCGCCGTCACCTCCTCGGTCCCGGCATCGGTGCGCACCACGCTGAAGGCGGTCTGCCGCCGCTACGGCATGCGGCTGGTGGGCCCGAACGGCCTGGGCATCGCCTCGTTCGGCACGGGCATCTCGATGGACGCCACCTTCGGCCCGCACACCCCGCTGGGCGGCACGGCCGGCATCGGGGTGCAGTCCGGCGGCGTGGGCATCGCGATCCTGGATCACCTGTCCCGATTGGGAATCGGCGCCGGCTCCTTCGCCTCGCTCGGCGACAAGGCCGACGTCTCCGGCAACGACCTGCTCGCCTGGTGGTCGGCCGATCCGGCCACCGAGTTGGTGCTGCTGCACCTGGAGTCCTTCGGCAACCCCCGCAAGTTCGCCCGCTACGCCCGGCGCGTGGCACGGTCCAAGCCGGTGCTGGCCGTCGCGGCCGGACGCTCCGCAGCCGGGTCCCGGGCCGCGGCCTCCCATACCGCCGCGGCCGTCACCCCCGGCATCACGCGCGAGGCGCTGTACCGGCAGGCCGGTGTGGTCGCGACGCGCTCGGTCGCCGAGCTGATCGAGGCCGCCGCGCTGCTGCGGACCGGCCGACTGCCGACCGGGCGCCGGGTCGCGGTGGTGTCCAACGCCGGCGGCACCGGGGTACTGGCCGCGGACTCCTGCGCCGAGGCCGGGCTCACCGTCCCGGAGTTCAGTACCGCGCTGCGCGAACGTCTCAGCGCCCTGCTCGGTCCGGCCGCGTCCTGCGCGAACCCGGTCGATGCCGGGGCCGGGGCGGACGCCGCCGCGCTGCGCGGCGCGGTGGAGACCGTGGCCGTCTCCGGCGAGGTCGACGCCGTGCTCCTGCTGCTGGTGCCGACGGCGCTGGCGGAACTGCCGCCGACGCTCGCGGTCGAGGCCCGGACCGGTCCGCTGCCCGTGGTCGCGGTCCTGGTGGACCAAGCCGCCGGGGTCGAGACCGTGATGGGCGCCGACGGACGGTTCATGCCGTGCTACGGCGACGCCGAGACCGCTGTCCGGGCCCTGAGCCACGCGTGCGACTACGCGGAATGGCTGCGCAGACCGGGTGGCGAGGTTCCGCGGCTGCCGGATGCCCGCTCGCAGGACGCGGCACGTCTGATCTCGCTGTTCCTGG harbors:
- a CDS encoding phosphoketolase, whose product is MTIHAPIHAPRSGGADLGAVDCYWRAANYLSAGQIYLRDNALLHRGLEPSDIKPRLLGHWGTSPGLSFVHAHLNRLITQNGLDLITVLGPGHGGPAALACSWLDGTYTDHYPDVTRDEAGMTKLFAAFSAPGGVPSHIAANVPGSIHEGGELGYSLAHAFGAAFDNPDLIVACVVGDGEAETGPLATSWQSIRFLNPATDGAVLPILHLNGYKIANPTVLDRIPREQLDGLLAAHGWDPRWVFGDDPHTMHHKMAEALDSALASIRLIQSTKRNPKAAHDGVPPWPVIILHTPKGWTGPHTVDGVQIEGTFRSHQVPLAEVRENPKHRHMLVDWMKSYRPDELFDHFGRPKPDVLTCVPDGEARIGANRHANGGILTRSLDLPQTAPYAAPVAKPGETLHEPTRVLGTWLRDVIAADAAHRTFRLFGPDETASNHLDPVFEVTNRTWMLPTKPGDDHLAPDGRVMEVLSEHLCQGWLEGYLLTGRHGLFSCYEAFIHIIDSMLNQHVKWLKTARALPWRAPVPSLNYLLTSHVWRQDHNGFSHQDPGFLDHVANKTADVVRLYLPPDANTLLSVAEHCLTSRDLVNVIVAGKNPSPDWLTPEEAELHCARGLGIWEWAGTEDDLATEPDVVLACAGDVPTLEVLAASQLLREHLPGLRIRVVNVVDLMRLQPESEHPHGLPDAQFDAIFTVDKPVIFAFHGYPSLIHRLAYRRHGHENLHVRGYKEQGTTTTPFDMLVRNDMDRFQLVCDVIDRVPRLAPKAASVRQAMTDARARHRGWIVEHGEDMPEIREWKWTA
- a CDS encoding GNAT family N-acetyltransferase; amino-acid sequence: MTGTLPTAQPPALAKEAVHALLTDGTTVSLRPTTPKDLDGLNAMFAALSPESLRMRFFASGSAAGRSAAQRLCDPHPDRIALVVVAHHGQDEEIIGEGEAWRLRADADAAEVGFTVAEGHRGLGIGTLLLEHLAGAARTAGIRTFVAETLSENLAMKRVIASAGLHHSATFEHGGTVFHEIDLTEDDAYLEVVADREFAASAASLEPLFRPRAVAVVGAGRNPGGVGRAILDHLLAAGFDRPLFVVNPHADQIAGVPCAHTVDLLPDRIDLAILAVPADGLVEAAIACGRHGIRALTAVTSSVPASVRTTLKAVCRRYGMRLVGPNGLGIASFGTGISMDATFGPHTPLGGTAGIGVQSGGVGIAILDHLSRLGIGAGSFASLGDKADVSGNDLLAWWSADPATELVLLHLESFGNPRKFARYARRVARSKPVLAVAAGRSAAGSRAAASHTAAAVTPGITREALYRQAGVVATRSVAELIEAAALLRTGRLPTGRRVAVVSNAGGTGVLAADSCAEAGLTVPEFSTALRERLSALLGPAASCANPVDAGAGADAAALRGAVETVAVSGEVDAVLLLLVPTALAELPPTLAVEARTGPLPVVAVLVDQAAGVETVMGADGRFMPCYGDAETAVRALSHACDYAEWLRRPGGEVPRLPDARSQDAARLISLFLAAHPEGGWLPPDRAADLLACYGIRCARLVLAADEQTALTAADVWDGPVALKAYWPELVHKSDVGGVLLGLSGPDEVRAGWRRLHDKFGERLSGVVVQEMAADGVELLAGVDSDAIFGPLVAFGIGGTVTDLAADRAYRLAPLTGADADELVHATRAARMLAGYRGRPGGDIGQVRDVLSRLALLAAEQTCVAEAEINPLIATPDGVTAADFRIRVEPRTPTDPYLRRLR